The proteins below come from a single Garra rufa chromosome 3, GarRuf1.0, whole genome shotgun sequence genomic window:
- the LOC141331692 gene encoding protein inturned-like, whose protein sequence is MRRLYVILGSCLFYKGYLIANHLPKEDLLDVCLYCQHYCLLPLVSEQRVGQLVVWREVFPQRRTQNNTSSHPGYCEPHGRHFLLIVGLRHFMQCVLLEAAGCASPALGSPGPDCVYVDQVKATLLQLESLDAAIEERLSAPPTPCLSCADWFLPAGGRDRLDGIGSSPILNRLTAAIKPPSPGGIGRSLFGEAGSAGLRGRRPSPQRSLSDSGSEGHADGTPSFISGLSPHATPDAVRRTPSSGTRRDSLGSGGSDGSLGSAGFFKIPRLKHPNPFYLGSLRKSLTDRETEEMHNVLKLTAGAENTLFHYVLMETVQGIFIAPTHREMNHLSGSIHPQLIHNFYHCCLSIRQAFQQSLPSRDRRGTERPQSTRGLGPVKEHGVLFQCKPENWTDQKKPAPTMTYWVIGRMLLEPVPQEFYVCFHDSVAEVPVEMAFRLSFGLAV, encoded by the exons ATGAGGCGACTGTATGTCATTTTGGGCTCCTGTCTGTTTTACAAG gGATATCTGATAGCGAACCACCTGCCTAAAGAAGACCTTCTAGACGTGTGTTTGTACTGTCAGCATTACTGTCTGCTGCCGCTGGTGTCTGAGCAGCGTGTGGGGCAGCTGGTGGTGTGGAGGGAGGTGTTTCCACAGAGAAGAACACAGAACAACACCTCCTCACATCCTGGATACTGCGAACCACACGGACGGCACTTCCTGCTCATAGTGGGCCTG AGGCATTTCATGCAGTGTGTGTTGCTGGAGGCCGCTGGTTGTGCGTCACCCGCTCTGGGATCTCCCGGTCCTGACTGCGTCTATGTGGATCAGGTCAAAGCCACGCTCCTTCAGCTGGAGAGTCTGGATGCTGCTATTGAGGAGCGGCTCTCGGCTCCGCCCACTCCCTGCCTCTCCTGTGCTGATTGGTTCCTTCCTGCCGGGGGGCGGGACCGACTAGACGGCATCGGCAGCTCGCCGATTCTCAACCGTCTGACGGCAGCCATCAAACCCCCGTCGCCGGGCGGAATTGGGCGGAGTCTTTTTGGCGAGGCGGGGTCGGCGGGTCTGAGAGGACGGAGGCCGAGTCCACAGAGGAGTCTGTCTGATAGCGGCAGCGAGGGTCACGCCGACGGGACACCTTCCTTTATTTCAGGTCTGAGTCCTCATGCCACACCGGACGCAGTGCGCCGGACGCCCTCTAGTGGCACACGCAGAGACTCCCTCGGGTCAGGAGGGTCAGACGGCAGCTTGGGCAGCGCAGGATTTTTCAAG ATTCCCAGGTTAAAGCACCCAAACCCTTTCTATCTGGGCTCATTGAGGAAGAGTCTGACTGACAGGGAAACCGAGGAGATGCACAACGTCCTCAA GCTGACGGCGGGCGCTGAGAACACGCTGTTCCATTATGTGCTGATGGAGACGGTGCAGGGCATCTTCATCGCTCCCACACACAGAGAGATGAATCATCTGAGCGGCTCCATCCACCCACAGCTCATACACAACTTCTACCACTGCTGTCTGTCCATACGACAGGCCTTCCAGCAGAGCCTCCCCTCACGG GATCGCAGAGGAACGGAGCGTCCACAGAGCACTCGAGGTTTGGGTCCGGTCAAAGAACATGGAGTTTTGTTTCAGTGCAAACCAGAAAACTGGACCGATCAGAAGAAACCAGCGCCCACTATGACCTACTGGGTTATAGG GCGAATGCTTCTGGAACCCGTTCCTCAAGAGTTTTATGTGTGCTTCCATGACTCCGTGGCTGAAGTTCCTGTGGAAATGGCCTTCCGGCTGTCATTCGGCTTGGCTGTGTAG
- the ino80b gene encoding INO80 complex subunit B: MGKRKDMIHPRFLAGSSDEYNLHKKKHKKHKKHKKKHHRDDGHSFSSEALESDSGMLLLKPPQLKLKIKLGGQTLGTKSVPTFTVIPDSLRSVSPLNVESDDDDEDNDDEDDSDDDVPSEGVPIEQYRAWLDEDSNLDPSPVPDMDTDSLLGGPMDEEERWLDALEKGELDDNGELKKEIDESLLTARQKALLHKHQSQPLLELPMGYKEKEMTAEMMQKREERARKRRLQAAKKAEENKNQTIERLTKTSKAKIKSMRERKSKQAQLPMVRYSSNAQGAAVSYPAGVSVPTPATPRPPPSAPVSCGVSGCSNLKKYSCSKTGTPLCSLECYRKNLMLVQEVA, from the exons ATGGGGAAACGGAAAGACATGATTCATCCCAGATTTCTCGCTG GAAGCTCAGATGAATATAACTTGCACAAGAAGAAACACAAAAAGCATAAGAAGCACAAGAAGAAGCACCATCGAGATGATGGCCACAGTTTCTCCTCTGAGGCGCTGGAGTCAGACTCTGGGATGCTGCTGCTGAAACCTCCTCAACTCAAGCTCAAGATCAAACTAGGAGGTCAAACCCTGGGAACCAAGAG TGTGCCCACATTCACTGTAATCCCTGACTCACTGCGTTCAGTGTCGCCTCTGAATGTAGAAAGTGATGACGATGACGAAGACAACGATGATGAAGACGACTCTGACGACGATGTGCCATCCGAGGGAGTTCCTATAGAGCAGTACAGAGCCTGGCTGG ATGAAGACAGTAACCTGGACCCGTCTCCTGTGCCGGACATGGACACGGACTCGCTGCTGGGAGGCCCGATGGATGAGGAGGAGCGATGGCTGGACGCGCTGGAGAAAGGAGAGCTGGATGATAATGGAGAGCTGAAGAAAGAGATCGACGAGTCTCTGCTCACAGCCAGACAG AAAGCGCTCCTACATAAGCACCAGAGCCAGCCTCTACTGGAGCTCCCGATGGGATACAAAGAGAAGGAGATGACGGCTGAGATGATGCAGAAACGCGAGGAGCGCGCCCGGAAGAGACGCCTTCAGGCCGCTAAGAAAGCCGAAGAGAACAAGAACCAGACCATCGAGAGACTGACCAAGACCAGCAAGGCCAAGATCAAGAGCATGAGGGAGCGCAAGTCCAAGCAGGCCCAGCTGCCCATGGTGAGGTACAGCAGTAACGCTCAGGGTGCCGCCGTCTCTTACCCCGCCGGGGTCTCCGTCCCGACACCCGCAACCCCACGACCACCTCCATCCGCGCCTGTGAGCTGCGGCGTGTCAGGATGCTCCAACCTGAAGAAATACTCCTGCTCCAAGACGGGGACGCCGCTGTGCAGCCTGGAGTGCTACAGGAAGAACCTGATGCTGGTGCAGGAAGTTGCTTAA